The Dehalogenimonas lykanthroporepellens BL-DC-9 genome includes a window with the following:
- a CDS encoding (NiFe) hydrogenase maturation protein HypF (KEGG: dev:DhcVS_1214 hydrogenase maturation protein HypF~TIGRFAM: [NiFe] hydrogenase maturation protein HypF~PFAM: SUA5/yciO/yrdC domain; acylphosphatase; zinc finger HypF domain protein), whose protein sequence is MTGEPVERRAIAVQGVVQGVGFRPFIYQLAGRYGLSGWVSNTSGEVRIEVQGTPAALDAFTAAIRTQAPPQARITNIMSNNIPPVADAGFVIRPSVAEPGRYQLISPDLAVCDECRAEIFQPGNRRYRYPFTNCTNCGPRFTIIEDIPYDRPLTTMKAFTMCPACQGEYDDPLDRRFHAQPNACPDCGPRLRLTDSAGRETMPAAEPLATAAGLLKNGHILAVRGLGGFLLACDATDPVAVAELRQRKRRPAKPFAVMLADLAATEALCQVSPEEARLLKDTAAPIVLLRLKENGVLAPGVAPGLRHLGVMLAYTPLHHLLMADVGRPLVMTSGNLAEEPIARDNDEALTRLGGIADYFLLHDRDIFSRYDDSVVMYEAGATRPLRRARGYAPYPVRLAETGPQVLAVGAQEKNTFCLTRDNHAFVSQHLGDLESPETLDHFEETLALFRRMFRIAPEAVVADRHPDYVSSRWAEQAAVEAGVPLLRVQHHHAHIAACLAENQVSDPVIGIALDGTGYGDDGRIWGSEFLEVSPGGFGRLAHLEYLPLTGGEAAVRRPWRTAAGYLYRLFGADGLTSAERCLRGVNGSELAMLAQQVDRGLNTPETSSAGRLFDAVAALIGIRTEIQYDAQAAVELEAAAEGVDSDIVYPFDLDTVDGLRQVRLGRLFQALLDDIAAGATAPAMAARFHDTIVDIIVKVCRELRADTGLNRTALSGGCFMNRRLLRGAIAGLEAEGFTVYTHREVPANDGGLSLGQAAVAARILKNSTGGLSCV, encoded by the coding sequence ATGACCGGGGAACCGGTGGAACGCCGGGCGATTGCCGTCCAGGGTGTTGTCCAGGGTGTCGGTTTCCGGCCGTTCATCTACCAGCTGGCCGGAAGGTATGGCCTGAGCGGCTGGGTGTCCAATACCTCCGGCGAGGTGCGTATCGAGGTCCAGGGTACGCCGGCGGCGCTGGATGCTTTCACCGCCGCCATCCGGACGCAGGCTCCGCCTCAGGCGCGGATTACCAATATTATGTCAAATAATATACCGCCGGTAGCCGATGCTGGTTTCGTCATCCGGCCCAGTGTTGCCGAGCCCGGTCGCTACCAGCTCATATCGCCCGACCTGGCGGTCTGCGACGAATGCCGGGCTGAGATATTTCAACCGGGCAACCGCCGTTACCGGTATCCTTTCACCAACTGCACCAACTGCGGTCCCCGTTTCACCATCATCGAGGACATCCCCTATGACCGGCCGCTGACGACCATGAAAGCCTTCACCATGTGTCCGGCCTGTCAGGGGGAATACGATGACCCGCTGGACCGCCGGTTTCACGCCCAGCCCAACGCCTGCCCGGACTGCGGCCCGCGACTGCGTCTGACCGACTCGGCCGGCCGGGAAACAATGCCGGCGGCCGAACCCCTGGCGACGGCCGCCGGTCTGCTGAAAAACGGGCATATTTTGGCCGTTCGCGGCCTGGGCGGGTTTCTGCTGGCCTGCGACGCTACCGATCCGGTAGCGGTGGCCGAACTTCGGCAACGCAAGCGTCGCCCGGCCAAGCCCTTTGCCGTCATGCTGGCCGACCTGGCCGCCACTGAGGCGCTGTGTCAAGTCAGCCCGGAGGAAGCCCGACTGCTGAAGGATACGGCGGCGCCCATCGTTCTGCTCAGACTGAAGGAGAATGGCGTTCTGGCCCCGGGCGTGGCGCCCGGGCTGAGGCACCTGGGGGTCATGCTGGCTTATACGCCGCTACATCATCTGCTGATGGCCGATGTCGGCCGGCCGCTGGTGATGACCTCCGGTAATCTGGCTGAGGAGCCCATCGCCCGGGACAACGACGAAGCCCTGACCCGGCTGGGGGGCATCGCCGATTACTTCCTTTTGCATGACCGGGACATCTTTTCCCGCTACGATGACTCGGTGGTCATGTACGAAGCGGGCGCTACCCGTCCGCTGAGGCGGGCCCGGGGCTACGCGCCGTATCCGGTGCGTCTGGCTGAGACCGGACCTCAGGTGCTGGCTGTCGGCGCCCAGGAAAAGAACACCTTCTGTCTGACCCGTGACAACCATGCTTTCGTTTCCCAGCACCTGGGCGACCTGGAAAGCCCGGAGACGCTGGATCATTTCGAAGAAACACTGGCGCTCTTCCGCAGAATGTTCCGCATAGCCCCTGAAGCCGTCGTCGCCGACCGGCACCCTGATTATGTCAGCTCCCGCTGGGCGGAACAGGCGGCTGTCGAGGCCGGTGTTCCGTTGTTACGGGTTCAGCATCATCACGCCCATATTGCCGCCTGCCTGGCCGAAAACCAGGTCAGCGACCCGGTCATCGGCATCGCCCTGGACGGTACCGGCTACGGTGATGACGGCCGTATCTGGGGTAGCGAGTTTCTGGAGGTCAGTCCCGGCGGTTTTGGGCGGCTGGCCCACCTGGAATATCTGCCGCTGACCGGCGGTGAAGCCGCCGTCCGCCGGCCGTGGCGCACTGCCGCGGGGTATCTCTATCGGCTTTTCGGCGCTGACGGCTTGACATCAGCGGAGCGTTGTCTAAGGGGTGTCAACGGGTCGGAACTGGCAATGCTGGCCCAGCAGGTTGACCGCGGCTTGAACACTCCGGAGACCTCTTCGGCTGGTCGGCTGTTCGATGCGGTAGCCGCTCTTATCGGCATCCGGACGGAAATCCAATATGACGCCCAGGCGGCGGTGGAACTGGAAGCGGCGGCAGAGGGGGTGGACAGCGATATTGTCTATCCCTTTGACCTGGATACCGTTGACGGTCTCCGGCAGGTGCGCCTCGGTCGGCTGTTCCAGGCACTCCTTGATGATATCGCCGCCGGCGCAACGGCTCCGGCCATGGCCGCCCGGTTTCATGACACAATAGTTGACATAATAGTAAAGGTCTGCCGGGAACTGCGGGCCGATACCGGCCTGAACCGGACGGCGCTGTCCGGGGGCTGTTTCATGAACCGCCGCCTGCTCCGGGGGGCCATCGCCGGATTGGAAGCTGAAGGGTTTACGGTATATACTCATCGAGAGGTGCCCGCCAACGACGGCGGGCTGTCACTGGGTCAGGCCGCCGTGGCCGCCCGGATATTGAAAAACTCAACCGGAGGTTTATCATGTGTTTAG
- a CDS encoding YcfA family protein (KEGG: mar:MAE_55720 hypothetical protein~manually curated~PFAM: YcfA family protein) encodes MKRIELIRTIQQAGCVLLRHGSRHDWYQNPTTRMSQPVPRHREINEILARHIIQKLTS; translated from the coding sequence GTGAAGCGTATCGAATTGATCAGAACCATTCAGCAGGCCGGATGCGTGCTTTTGCGTCACGGTAGCCGGCATGACTGGTATCAGAATCCGACTACCCGTATGTCCCAACCTGTTCCCCGACATCGGGAAATTAACGAAATCCTGGCCAGACATATCATACAAAAATTAACATCATGA
- a CDS encoding protein of unknown function DUF21 (KEGG: deb:DehaBAV1_1233 hypothetical protein~PFAM: protein of unknown function DUF21; CBS domain containing protein; transporter-associated region~SMART: CBS domain containing protein), which produces MVYLVLLILCLILSMFFSSSETAFISLSRYRLQAMVENKVKGAHLVAALVEKPERLLSTVLLGNNFVNVAASALATVLAISVFGEQNGVIIATVGLTIILLIFGEVTPKTAATRHAEKMTVAYARPIMFLAWLLTPLVTFLSWIASVFMKLFGGGSTYQRSLFNEEEIRSMIDVGHKEGTVEKDEAEMLHAVLDFRERPVFEVLVPRPEVVAVEKGTLLKDFFALYEKSPMSRFPVFQENMDNVIGIISVKDVLMAQARGEISPEDPIDDLARPAYFAPETKPIGDLFNEMRDKNFRMTVLVDEYGGTAGVVSLSRLMEEIVGPVGDELAGAEKDFESINENTFQVDGGMRIEEANEQIGIELPEDDEYETIAGFILKQLGQIPRQGQVMRFNGLKLVITRMRGKKIEEVLVTREKRPVPPAGGAPETPAGA; this is translated from the coding sequence ATGGTGTACCTGGTACTCCTTATCCTCTGCCTGATTCTCTCAATGTTCTTTTCCAGCTCCGAGACCGCCTTCATTTCCCTGTCTCGCTACCGGTTGCAGGCGATGGTCGAAAACAAGGTCAAGGGCGCCCACCTGGTGGCGGCGCTGGTGGAAAAACCGGAACGTCTGCTGTCCACAGTGCTTCTGGGCAACAATTTCGTCAACGTCGCCGCCTCGGCGCTGGCTACGGTGCTGGCCATTTCCGTATTCGGCGAACAGAACGGCGTCATCATTGCCACTGTCGGCCTGACCATCATTCTGCTCATCTTCGGCGAGGTGACACCCAAGACAGCGGCTACCCGGCATGCCGAAAAGATGACCGTGGCTTACGCCCGTCCCATCATGTTCCTGGCCTGGCTGTTGACGCCGCTGGTGACCTTTCTGTCATGGATTGCTTCTGTCTTCATGAAGCTTTTCGGCGGCGGGAGCACCTATCAACGGTCGCTGTTCAACGAAGAAGAAATCCGCTCCATGATCGACGTCGGTCACAAGGAAGGCACCGTGGAAAAGGACGAGGCCGAGATGCTTCACGCGGTGCTGGATTTCCGGGAGCGGCCGGTCTTCGAGGTGCTGGTGCCCCGCCCGGAAGTGGTAGCCGTGGAAAAAGGTACCCTGCTCAAGGATTTCTTCGCCTTGTATGAAAAGTCCCCCATGTCACGTTTTCCGGTATTCCAGGAAAACATGGATAACGTGATCGGCATTATCTCGGTCAAGGACGTGCTGATGGCTCAGGCCCGGGGGGAGATCAGTCCCGAAGACCCCATCGACGACCTGGCGCGCCCGGCCTATTTTGCCCCCGAAACCAAGCCCATCGGCGATTTGTTCAATGAGATGAGAGATAAAAACTTCCGCATGACCGTACTGGTGGACGAATACGGCGGCACCGCCGGTGTAGTGTCGCTGTCCCGCTTGATGGAAGAAATCGTCGGTCCGGTCGGCGACGAACTGGCCGGCGCCGAGAAGGACTTCGAATCCATCAACGAAAACACCTTCCAGGTGGACGGGGGCATGCGTATCGAAGAAGCCAATGAGCAGATTGGCATCGAACTGCCGGAGGACGACGAGTATGAAACCATTGCCGGCTTCATTCTGAAACAACTCGGCCAGATACCCCGCCAGGGTCAGGTAATGCGATTCAACGGTTTGAAACTGGTAATCACCCGCATGCGGGGCAAGAAGATCGAGGAAGTCCTGGTCACCCGGGAGAAACGCCCGGTCCCGCCGGCCGGTGGCGCTCCGGAAACCCCGGCCGGGGCTTGA
- a CDS encoding hydrogenase accessory protein HypB (KEGG: det:DET1431 hydrogenase accessory protein HypB~TIGRFAM: hydrogenase accessory protein HypB~PFAM: cobalamin synthesis protein P47K) has translation MQIKVLKDIMAANTTTAEANQARLDSHGIVGLNIMASPGSGKTTFILRTIDSLGQSCRVGVIEGDLASSVDAEKVAAKSAPVVQINTGGGCHLDANQMAAGLDNLPLDSLDVVMVENVGNLVCPSEFKLGEHKRVVILSVPEGDDKPFKYPGMFASADVVVISKIDVLPHFDFNLDKFRRAVTGLNPDLLILPLSARTGEGFDAWTDWVTAQCRVGRR, from the coding sequence ATGCAGATAAAGGTGCTTAAGGATATCATGGCCGCCAATACCACCACCGCCGAAGCCAACCAGGCGCGGCTGGACAGTCACGGCATCGTCGGGCTGAACATCATGGCCTCCCCCGGTTCCGGCAAGACCACCTTCATCCTGCGCACCATTGACAGCCTTGGACAGAGTTGCCGGGTCGGCGTCATCGAGGGTGACCTGGCCTCTTCGGTGGACGCGGAAAAGGTGGCGGCCAAAAGCGCACCGGTGGTGCAGATAAACACCGGCGGCGGCTGTCACCTGGACGCCAACCAGATGGCCGCCGGGCTGGACAATCTGCCCCTGGACAGCCTGGACGTGGTCATGGTGGAGAATGTCGGTAATCTGGTCTGTCCTTCGGAGTTCAAGCTGGGCGAGCACAAACGGGTGGTTATCCTGAGCGTGCCGGAGGGCGACGACAAGCCCTTCAAATATCCCGGCATGTTCGCTTCCGCCGACGTGGTGGTCATCAGCAAGATAGACGTCCTGCCGCATTTCGACTTCAATCTGGATAAATTCCGCCGGGCGGTGACCGGTTTGAATCCCGACCTGCTCATACTGCCGTTGTCGGCCCGCACCGGCGAGGGTTTCGACGCCTGGACGGACTGGGTCACGGCGCAGTGCCGGGTCGGGAGGCGGTAA
- a CDS encoding hydrogenase assembly chaperone hypC/hupF (KEGG: deb:DehaBAV1_1241 hydrogenase assembly chaperone HypC/HupF~TIGRFAM: hydrogenase assembly chaperone hypC/hupF~PFAM: hydrogenase expression/formation protein (HUPF/HYPC)), which produces MCLAVPARIESIEGDIAQADMAGTKVRASLMMVPDAKVGDYILLHTGYAIQVLDEADALETLNLFKEMEMIPENS; this is translated from the coding sequence ATGTGTTTAGCGGTACCGGCTAGAATAGAAAGTATCGAGGGCGACATCGCCCAGGCCGACATGGCCGGCACGAAGGTTCGCGCCAGCCTGATGATGGTGCCCGACGCCAAAGTCGGCGACTATATCCTTCTGCACACCGGCTACGCCATCCAGGTGCTGGACGAGGCTGACGCGCTGGAGACGCTCAATCTTTTCAAAGAGATGGAGATGATACCGGAGAATTCATGA
- a CDS encoding hydrogenase expression/formation protein HypE (KEGG: deb:DehaBAV1_1243 hydrogenase expression/formation protein HypE~TIGRFAM: hydrogenase expression/formation protein HypE~PFAM: AIR synthase related protein domain protein; AIR synthase related protein) yields MDKSDSVLLAHGSGGKLSQELVRRMFLAELDNEALGRMDDAARLDVGGGRLAFTTDSYVVSPIFFPGGDIGKLAVCGTVNDLATAGAVPKYLSLAMIIEEGLPLDDLSRVVRSIREAALEAGVIIVTGDTKVVNRGKADRLFINTAGIGVIPDGRDISGANARPGDVIMLSGSVGDHGMAIMAQREGFSFQVPAASDCAPLNGMVEAVLAAVPDGVRVLRDPTRGGLATTLNEIAAQSAAGITIDESSVPVRDSVRGACELLGFDPLYVANEGKMIVITAPSAAPAALAAMRSSPYGADAAVIGEVTAERPGKVVLRTSLGARRVLDMLSGELLPRIC; encoded by the coding sequence GTGGACAAAAGTGACAGCGTTTTACTGGCGCATGGTTCCGGCGGCAAGCTGAGCCAGGAACTGGTGCGCCGGATGTTTCTGGCCGAGCTGGACAACGAAGCTCTCGGCCGCATGGACGATGCCGCCCGGCTGGATGTCGGTGGCGGCCGGCTGGCCTTCACCACCGACAGTTACGTAGTCAGTCCCATCTTCTTTCCCGGCGGGGACATCGGCAAGCTGGCGGTCTGCGGTACGGTCAACGACCTGGCCACCGCCGGCGCCGTACCAAAGTATCTCAGCCTGGCCATGATTATCGAGGAAGGCCTGCCCCTGGACGACCTGTCCAGGGTTGTCCGGAGTATCAGGGAAGCGGCGCTTGAGGCCGGCGTCATTATTGTTACCGGCGATACCAAGGTGGTCAACCGCGGTAAGGCCGACCGGTTGTTCATCAACACCGCCGGCATCGGTGTCATCCCGGACGGCCGGGACATCTCCGGTGCCAATGCCCGGCCGGGTGACGTTATTATGTTAAGCGGCAGTGTCGGCGATCATGGCATGGCCATTATGGCCCAGCGGGAGGGTTTCTCCTTTCAGGTGCCGGCGGCTTCCGACTGCGCCCCCCTGAACGGCATGGTGGAGGCGGTGCTGGCGGCGGTCCCCGACGGCGTGCGGGTACTGCGCGATCCCACCCGCGGCGGCCTGGCCACCACCCTGAACGAAATTGCCGCCCAGTCCGCGGCCGGTATCACCATCGATGAAAGCTCGGTTCCGGTGCGTGATTCCGTTCGCGGCGCCTGCGAACTGCTGGGCTTCGACCCGCTGTATGTGGCCAATGAAGGCAAGATGATTGTCATCACTGCGCCGTCAGCGGCCCCGGCGGCGCTGGCGGCCATGCGCTCCAGTCCGTACGGCGCCGATGCCGCCGTCATCGGCGAAGTCACCGCCGAACGGCCGGGCAAGGTGGTTCTCCGGACTTCGCTGGGGGCGCGGCGGGTACTGGATATGCTCTCGGGTGAACTCCTGCCCCGCATCTGCTGA
- a CDS encoding Protein of unknown function DUF2344 (PFAM: Protein of unknown function DUF2344~KEGG: deb:DehaBAV1_1232 hypothetical protein) produces MIKKIRFRYSRGEELKYISHLDLMRLWPRAFRRAGLNMAYSEGFNAHPRLAVAAPLAVGWTSEAELMEAWLDNPPAVSMVLGLLAAKLPAGLTVAEAAALPQESPSLQSLVRFAEYRVILDDGRSAEEIREAVDRLLDLSTLEWSHRRENATRTYDLRAQIDDIELLNFQPAGVVLRMRLKNDPSGSGRPEQVAAALGFADKPLSIHRTRLVLA; encoded by the coding sequence ATGATAAAAAAAATCCGTTTTCGCTACTCCCGCGGGGAGGAACTCAAGTACATATCGCACCTGGACCTGATGCGGCTGTGGCCCCGGGCTTTCCGCCGGGCCGGGCTGAACATGGCCTATTCCGAGGGTTTCAACGCCCACCCGCGGCTGGCGGTGGCCGCGCCCCTGGCCGTCGGCTGGACCTCCGAGGCCGAACTGATGGAAGCCTGGCTGGACAATCCCCCGGCGGTGTCAATGGTGCTGGGTCTGCTGGCGGCCAAACTTCCGGCCGGATTGACGGTGGCGGAAGCGGCGGCTTTGCCGCAGGAATCGCCGTCATTGCAGTCGCTGGTGCGTTTCGCCGAGTACCGGGTAATCCTTGATGACGGGCGCTCGGCTGAGGAAATACGGGAAGCTGTCGATAGACTGCTGGATTTGTCCACTCTGGAATGGAGTCATCGCCGGGAGAATGCTACTCGCACCTATGACCTGCGGGCGCAGATAGACGACATCGAATTACTGAATTTCCAGCCGGCAGGCGTGGTTTTGCGGATGCGACTGAAGAACGACCCGTCCGGCTCCGGCCGGCCCGAGCAGGTAGCGGCGGCGCTGGGCTTTGCCGACAAGCCGTTGTCCATCCACCGCACCCGGCTGGTGCTGGCCTGA
- a CDS encoding peptidase M48 Ste24p (PFAM: peptidase M48 Ste24p~KEGG: det:DET1423 M48 family peptidase) has protein sequence MTGLDTERQKQAAELAAARRRLSRAEFGLTAALAAALILTPLAGNIAGFLPAGPVGAALFAAFLLAVYFVLFLPLDYYGGLVLPRRYELSQQDFRGWLSDRFKSVAMGLVFGAAAAGAVFGLIGLTADWWWLFAWLGLLAVSLVLTVLAPVLIIPLFFPMKPMPGGELKERLSALADRAGVRVGGIHLIEFSGRTTQANAAVMGLGRTKRIAISDTMIDRYSPGEVEVVMAHELSHQRHHDVWRLYGFQAVVLSAVFATGAWLFDAAAAALDYAPAEPAALPLLLACFFAAGMPALPALAWFSRRREKSADAYALELTGDPEAFITAMTRLTDQNLAEARPSSWLERLGQDHPSYDDRVKMAAEYAGKAGN, from the coding sequence ATGACAGGACTGGACACTGAACGGCAGAAACAGGCCGCCGAACTGGCCGCCGCTCGACGGCGGCTGAGCCGGGCGGAATTCGGTCTGACCGCGGCGCTGGCGGCGGCGCTTATTCTGACGCCGCTGGCCGGGAATATCGCCGGTTTTCTGCCGGCCGGTCCAGTCGGCGCGGCTCTTTTCGCGGCCTTTCTGCTGGCAGTATATTTCGTGCTGTTTCTGCCCCTGGATTATTACGGCGGTCTGGTACTGCCCCGCCGCTACGAGCTGTCTCAGCAGGATTTCCGTGGCTGGCTGAGTGACCGCTTCAAGTCAGTGGCGATGGGGCTGGTCTTCGGCGCGGCGGCGGCAGGGGCGGTGTTCGGCCTGATTGGCCTGACAGCGGACTGGTGGTGGCTTTTCGCCTGGCTGGGGTTGCTGGCCGTCAGTCTGGTATTGACGGTACTGGCGCCGGTGCTCATCATTCCGCTGTTTTTCCCGATGAAACCGATGCCTGGAGGCGAACTGAAAGAACGCCTGTCAGCCCTGGCTGACCGGGCCGGGGTCAGGGTTGGCGGTATCCATCTCATCGAGTTTTCCGGCCGCACCACCCAGGCCAACGCCGCGGTGATGGGTTTGGGCAGAACCAAGCGTATCGCTATTTCCGACACCATGATTGACCGCTATTCGCCGGGTGAGGTCGAGGTGGTCATGGCGCACGAGCTGTCCCACCAGCGGCACCACGATGTCTGGCGGCTGTACGGCTTTCAGGCGGTGGTGCTGTCAGCGGTTTTCGCTACGGGTGCCTGGCTGTTCGATGCCGCCGCGGCGGCGCTGGACTACGCCCCGGCCGAACCGGCGGCTTTGCCGCTGTTGCTGGCGTGCTTCTTCGCCGCCGGTATGCCGGCGCTACCGGCGCTGGCCTGGTTCAGCCGGAGACGGGAGAAGTCAGCCGACGCCTATGCCCTGGAACTGACCGGCGACCCGGAAGCCTTCATCACCGCCATGACCCGGCTCACCGACCAGAATCTGGCTGAAGCGCGGCCGTCGTCCTGGCTGGAGCGGCTGGGACAGGACCACCCCTCCTATGACGACCGGGTGAAAATGGCGGCGGAGTATGCCGGCAAGGCCGGAAACTGA
- a CDS encoding conserved hypothetical protein (KEGG: mar:MAE_55730 hypothetical protein) has translation MEKIKFVYFQDDGMFIGWLEDFPDYKTQGQSLDELKGNLRDIFDEIDSGRIPHIRRYGELVIG, from the coding sequence ATGGAAAAAATAAAATTCGTCTATTTTCAGGATGACGGTATGTTTATCGGATGGCTGGAAGATTTTCCCGATTATAAAACTCAGGGTCAGTCTCTGGATGAGCTCAAGGGTAATCTGCGGGATATCTTCGATGAGATAGATTCCGGTCGAATTCCCCATATTCGCAGATATGGGGAGCTGGTTATCGGGTGA
- a CDS encoding hydrogenase expression/formation protein HypD (KEGG: det:DET1434 hydrogenase expression/formation protein HypD~TIGRFAM: hydrogenase expression/formation protein HypD~PFAM: hydrogenase formation HypD protein): MNFTQGFRDSVLARKLLDDIRRKSRTPANIMEFCGGHTVAIFRYGLRELLPPHLKLLSGPGCPVCVTASADLDRVMALADLPGVIITTFGDLIKVPASYSSLARARAGGADVRTVYSTLDALDIARRNPGRRVVFIGIGFETTAPTIAAAVIQAARENLGNFSVMSLHKVTPPVTRALLDAGEVKLQGIICPGHVSAIVGAAAWQFIPERYGIACSISGFEPLDVLQCVSMIVDQIESGEPKVETAYSRAVRQEGNPVALGMLEKVFEPAVANWRGIGDIPDSGLRLREEFADFDADRIFDIKLDKPPREPAGCLCGEVIRAVRTPEDCKLFRKVCTPENPVGPCMVSSEGSCAAYYHFAEAV; the protein is encoded by the coding sequence ATGAACTTCACCCAAGGCTTTCGTGATTCCGTGCTGGCGCGGAAACTGCTGGACGACATCCGCCGCAAATCCCGGACCCCGGCCAACATCATGGAGTTCTGCGGCGGCCATACCGTGGCCATCTTCCGCTACGGACTGCGCGAGCTGTTGCCGCCGCACCTGAAACTGCTGTCCGGGCCGGGCTGTCCGGTGTGCGTCACCGCCAGCGCCGACCTGGACCGGGTGATGGCGCTGGCTGATCTGCCGGGGGTCATCATCACCACCTTCGGCGACCTGATAAAGGTGCCGGCCAGCTATTCCAGTCTGGCCCGGGCGCGGGCCGGCGGCGCCGATGTCCGCACCGTCTATTCCACCCTGGACGCCCTGGACATTGCCCGGCGCAACCCGGGCCGACGGGTGGTTTTCATCGGCATCGGTTTCGAGACCACGGCGCCGACCATCGCCGCCGCCGTCATCCAGGCGGCGCGGGAGAACCTGGGCAATTTCTCGGTGATGTCCCTCCACAAGGTGACGCCGCCGGTGACCAGAGCTCTGTTGGACGCCGGCGAGGTCAAGCTCCAGGGTATCATCTGTCCGGGGCATGTTTCCGCCATCGTCGGCGCCGCGGCCTGGCAGTTCATTCCGGAGCGTTACGGTATCGCCTGCTCCATTTCGGGCTTCGAACCGCTGGATGTTCTCCAGTGTGTCAGCATGATCGTCGACCAGATAGAGTCAGGGGAACCAAAAGTGGAAACGGCGTACAGCCGGGCCGTCCGCCAGGAGGGCAATCCGGTGGCGCTGGGCATGCTGGAAAAAGTATTCGAACCGGCTGTCGCCAACTGGCGGGGCATCGGTGACATCCCGGACAGCGGCCTGCGCCTCCGGGAGGAATTCGCTGACTTCGATGCCGACAGGATATTTGACATAAAGCTGGACAAGCCGCCCCGGGAACCGGCCGGCTGTCTGTGCGGCGAAGTCATCCGGGCGGTCAGGACGCCGGAGGACTGCAAGCTCTTCCGCAAGGTGTGTACGCCGGAAAACCCGGTCGGCCCCTGCATGGTGTCCTCCGAGGGTTCCTGCGCCGCCTATTATCATTTCGCCGAAGCCGTTTAG
- a CDS encoding hydrogenase nickel insertion protein HypA (KEGG: dev:DhcVS_1212 hydrogenase nickel insertion protein HypA~TIGRFAM: hydrogenase nickel insertion protein HypA~PFAM: hydrogenase expression/synthesis HypA) — MHEMAVTQSLLDIVIKEAEKAGAKKVNAVNLVIGELSGLVDDSVQFYFDFLTKDTIADGSRLVFRRVPARMKCRACEAEFSPEPDEWVCPQCDQWQAEVVAGKEFYIDSIEVDDDADKGA; from the coding sequence ATGCATGAAATGGCGGTCACCCAGAGCCTTCTGGATATAGTCATCAAGGAGGCGGAGAAGGCTGGGGCTAAGAAAGTGAACGCGGTCAATCTGGTCATCGGCGAACTGTCGGGGCTGGTAGATGACAGCGTTCAGTTCTATTTCGACTTTTTGACCAAAGATACCATCGCCGACGGTTCCCGTCTGGTTTTTCGGCGCGTTCCCGCCCGCATGAAGTGCCGCGCCTGTGAGGCCGAGTTTTCCCCGGAACCGGACGAATGGGTCTGTCCGCAGTGCGACCAATGGCAGGCCGAAGTGGTGGCCGGCAAGGAATTCTATATTGATTCGATAGAGGTGGATGACGATGCAGATAAAGGTGCTTAA